A genome region from Glycine max cultivar Williams 82 chromosome 5, Glycine_max_v4.0, whole genome shotgun sequence includes the following:
- the LOC100799745 gene encoding GATA transcription factor 26 codes for MGKQGPCYHCGVTSTPLWRNGPPEKPVLCNACGSRWRTKGTLANYTPLHARAENVDYEDQKVSRVKSISLNKNKEVKLAKRKQNYDNAASGGFVPDYSQGYQKVVDEDTSNRSSSGSAVSNSESCAQFGGTDASDLTGPAQSVVWDAMVPSKKRTCAGRPKPSSVEKLTRDLCTILHEQQSYFSASSEEDLLFESDTPMVSVEIGHGSILIRHPSSIARDEESEASSLSVDNKQCLMNEAYSFSSTIPMYSDRSGMNFSSHGVEKIKNSAGQIMKQEKLERDKSQLEKLQVPGNHDSPLCSIDLNDVVNYEEFMRNLTNEEQQQLLKYLPVVDTAKFPDSLRNMFNSFQFKENLIYFQQLLGEGVFDISLLGAKPEEWKTLKRLALSNLSKSKWVEHYNFLKKCENKSGKSIGLGSTAMESSYVTTAKRMREHDSQNQNFPELKTTMRSPKRVFIKPSCEVKEVVEEGSSFSPKSLFALPHGVGSLHMLDSFNFVGESSEDLLLEVPSNSSFPQAELLHPSLSYGAQVSTTSSSVHSLVTHP; via the exons ATGGGCAAGCAAGGGCCTTGCTATCACTGTGGAGTTACAA GCACTCCACTTTGGCGTAATGGGCCACCTGAGAAGCCAGTACTATGCAATGCATGTGGATCTCGATGGAGGACAAAGGGAACACTTGCAAATTATACCCCTTTGCATGCCCGGGCAGAAAATGTTGattatgaggatcaaaaggtttcCAGGGTAAAGAgcatttcattaaataagaacAAAGAAGTGAAATTAGCCAAACGAAAGCAAAACTATGATAATGCTGCATCTGGAGGGTTTGTTCCTGATTATAGTCAAGGATACCAAAAAGTTGTGGATGAAGATACAAGCAATAGATCAAGCTCAGGGTCAGCTGTCTCTAACTCAGAGAGCTGTGCTCAATTTGGTGGGACTGATGCTAGTGATTTGACAG GTCCTGCTCAGTCAGTGGTCTGGGATGCCATGGTGCCTTCCAAAAAGAGGACATGTGCAGGTCGTCCGAAGCCCTCATCTGTTGAGAAGCTCACAAGAGACCTGTGCACTATTCTTCATGAACAACAGTCTTATTTTTCTGCATCTTCTGAAGAGGATCTTCTTTTTGAAAGTGATACACCAATGGTCTCTGTTGAGATAGGACATGGAAGCATTCTCATCAGGCATCCTAGCTCTATAGCTCGTGATGAAGAGTCTGAGGCTAGCTCTCTCTCAGTTGATAATAAACAATGCCTAATGAATGAAGCATATTCATTTTCTAGTACCATTCCTATGTACAGTGATCGCAGTGGCATGAACTTCTCATCTCATGGAGTTGAAAAGATCAAAAACTCAGCAGGCCAAATCATGAAACAAGAGAAACTTGAAAG GGACAAGTCTCAGCTTGAAAAACTACAAGTTCCTGGAAATCATGATTCACCACTGTGCTCAATAGATTTAAAT GATGTAGTCAACTATGAGGAGTTTATGAGAAACTTGACAAATGAAGAGCAGCAGCAATTACTGAAGTATCTCCCGGTGGTTGATACTGCTAAATTTCCTGATAG CCTTAGAAACATGTTCAATAGCTTCCAATTCAAGGAGAACTTAATCTATTTTCAGCAACTTCTTGGGGAAGGAGTCTTTGACATCTCTTTGTTGGGGGCAAAACCTGAAGAATGGAAGACATTAAAAAGGCTTGCGTTATCTAATCTGTCAAAGTCAAAATGGGTAGAACACTATAATTTCCTGAAG AAATGTGAAAACAAATCTGGAAAATCTATTGGTTTGGGATCTACTGCTATGGAATCTAGTTATGTTACAACTGCCAAGAGAATGCGTGAGCATGACagccaaaatcaaaattttccaG AATTGAAGACAACAATGAGAAGCCCCAAAAGGGTGTTCATAAAGCCTAGCTGTGAGGTCAAAGAAGTTGTAGAAGAAGGCTCTAGCTTCAGTCCAAAAAGCCTATTTGCTTTACCCCATGGTGTTGGTAGCTTGCACATGTTGGATTCTTTCAACTTTGTTGGTGAGAGTTCTGAAGATCTGCTGTTAGAGGTGCCTTCTAACAGTTCTTTTCCACAGGCAGAGCTTCTGCACCCATCTTTAAGCTATGGTGCTCAGGTCAGCACCACTAGTAGCTCAGTACACTCTCTTGTTACTCATCCTTAA